A part of Methanomassiliicoccales archaeon genomic DNA contains:
- the dnaK gene encoding molecular chaperone DnaK — translation MAKIIGIDLGTSNSAAAVMEGGRPTIIPSAEGTSIGGKAFPSYVAMTKDGQLLVGEPARRQAVSNPEGTIAAIKRKMGTDYKVTVFGKEYTPQQISAFILQKIKRDAEAYLGEPVTQAVITVPAYFNDNQRTATKDAGAIAGLEVVRIINEPTAAALAYGLDKAKQSQKIMVFDLGGGTLDVTIMDFSEGVFEVVATSGDTQLGGTDMDEALIKYVTNQFMKESGIDLTKDKMAMWRVREACEKAKIELSSTMQTEINLPFISADATGPKHLSMNINRATLEELVGPIVERCRGPMMNALRDAKLEPDKIDAVILVGGPTRMPIVQKFVEKVVGNKIQRGVDPMECVAMGAAIQAAVLSGEVKDVLLLDVTPLSLSIETLGGVATKLIERNTTIPTRKSQIFSTAADGQTSVEIHVVQGERPMAADNTSLGKFTLSGIPPAPRGVPQIEVTFDIDANGIINVSAKDLGTNKQASITITSSNKLTKEQIEQMIKNAEMFADADRKQKERVETVNQADQLIYTTEKALQELGGQATNEERVKIEQAIADLKDVLKNKDSTTQMIRSKMDALSKEFYSISARIYQNVQKQQADQAQQPKQPGPDGTVDAEYKIIDDDEKK, via the coding sequence ATGGCTAAGATCATAGGGATAGACTTGGGCACAAGCAACTCGGCGGCGGCTGTAATGGAGGGGGGCAGGCCCACCATCATTCCAAGCGCAGAGGGGACAAGCATAGGAGGGAAGGCATTCCCATCATATGTCGCGATGACCAAGGACGGACAACTGCTCGTCGGTGAGCCAGCGAGACGCCAGGCGGTCTCCAACCCAGAGGGGACGATAGCGGCGATCAAGAGGAAGATGGGGACGGACTACAAGGTCACGGTCTTTGGGAAAGAGTACACACCACAGCAGATCTCGGCCTTCATCCTTCAGAAGATAAAAAGGGACGCCGAGGCGTATCTGGGCGAGCCGGTGACGCAGGCGGTCATAACCGTCCCGGCCTATTTCAATGACAATCAGAGGACCGCGACCAAGGATGCGGGGGCCATAGCGGGCCTCGAGGTCGTGAGGATCATCAACGAGCCCACCGCCGCGGCATTGGCCTATGGTCTGGACAAGGCCAAGCAATCGCAGAAGATCATGGTCTTCGACCTGGGAGGAGGGACACTTGATGTCACCATCATGGACTTCAGTGAAGGGGTCTTCGAGGTCGTCGCCACGAGCGGGGACACCCAGCTAGGCGGTACCGACATGGACGAGGCCCTGATCAAATATGTCACGAACCAGTTCATGAAAGAGAGCGGTATAGACCTCACCAAGGACAAGATGGCGATGTGGCGTGTCCGTGAGGCGTGCGAGAAGGCGAAGATCGAGCTTTCCAGCACGATGCAGACGGAGATCAACCTCCCATTCATCTCGGCCGATGCGACAGGTCCGAAGCACCTGTCGATGAACATCAACCGGGCCACACTGGAAGAGCTGGTAGGACCGATCGTCGAGCGCTGCCGTGGACCTATGATGAACGCGCTCAGGGACGCAAAACTAGAGCCAGACAAGATCGACGCGGTCATCCTGGTGGGCGGGCCGACCCGCATGCCCATCGTGCAGAAGTTCGTCGAGAAGGTCGTCGGCAACAAGATCCAGCGCGGAGTGGACCCGATGGAGTGCGTCGCGATGGGCGCCGCGATTCAGGCAGCTGTTCTGTCAGGGGAGGTCAAGGACGTCCTGCTGCTGGACGTCACGCCCCTTTCTCTGAGCATCGAGACCCTTGGCGGTGTTGCTACGAAGCTGATCGAGAGGAACACCACCATACCGACCAGAAAGTCGCAGATATTCTCGACCGCCGCTGATGGCCAGACAAGCGTCGAGATCCATGTGGTGCAGGGAGAGAGACCGATGGCCGCCGACAACACATCATTAGGAAAGTTCACGCTGAGCGGGATCCCGCCAGCGCCGAGGGGAGTGCCCCAGATAGAAGTGACCTTCGACATCGACGCCAATGGCATAATCAATGTTTCCGCGAAGGACCTGGGGACCAACAAACAGGCATCGATCACGATCACGTCGAGCAACAAGCTCACCAAGGAGCAGATCGAGCAGATGATCAAGAACGCGGAGATGTTCGCCGACGCCGACAGGAAACAAAAAGAGCGCGTGGAGACCGTCAACCAGGCGGACCAGCTGATCTACACCACAGAGAAGGCGCTCCAAGAGCTCGGAGGACAGGCGACCAATGAGGAGAGGGTCAAGATCGAGCAGGCCATAGCGGACCTGAAGGACGTACTGAAGAACAAGGACTCCACCACCCAGATGATCAGGTCAAAGATGGACGCACTGTCGAAGGAGTTCTATTCGATCTCGGCCCGGATATATCAGAACGTCCAGAAACAACAGGCTGACCAGGCCCAGCAACCGAAGCAGCCGGGTCCGGACGGCACCGTCGACGCCGAGTACAAGATCATCGATGACGATGAGAAGAAGTAA
- the dnaJ gene encoding molecular chaperone DnaJ, which produces MADKRDYYEVLGVQRTASEDDIKKAYRQLARQYHPDVTKDDPKVAEEKFKEISEAYEVLIDPEKRKLYDRYGHAGVSQQFHDGNFNWADFSHADDLRDIFGSSGFSFGGDLFDMFFGGGHRRGPRQGSHLRYDVEISLEEAAKGLEKEIKVPMTTSCERCDGTGSKSKKRSQCAQCGGRGQVQRVERRGMVQSVTIVTCPKCHGSGMDISDPCPECDGRGQVRRPRTIKITIPKGVDSGMTFRVPGAGEPSPNGGPPGDLLVFVRVKEHEVFKRDGPNLYIEVPISFVDAALGTDLEVPTISGKASLNIPPGTQTDTVFKLKGQGLDIIGGRGKGDQYVQVKVKVPKKLSNEQRELLRRFAELEENPRKGIFGKFKV; this is translated from the coding sequence ATGGCCGACAAGCGAGATTATTACGAGGTCCTCGGAGTCCAGAGGACAGCGTCAGAGGACGACATCAAAAAGGCGTACAGGCAGCTGGCACGCCAATATCACCCTGATGTCACAAAGGACGACCCAAAGGTCGCCGAAGAGAAGTTCAAGGAGATCTCCGAGGCCTATGAAGTGCTCATAGACCCTGAAAAAAGGAAGCTCTACGACAGGTACGGCCATGCTGGTGTCTCGCAGCAGTTCCACGATGGCAACTTCAACTGGGCCGATTTCTCGCACGCGGACGACCTGAGGGACATATTCGGAAGCAGCGGCTTCAGCTTCGGCGGGGACCTGTTCGATATGTTCTTTGGAGGTGGCCATCGGCGCGGGCCTAGGCAAGGTTCGCATCTGAGGTACGATGTCGAGATCTCCCTCGAAGAGGCCGCAAAGGGCCTGGAGAAGGAGATCAAGGTGCCGATGACGACCAGCTGCGAGAGGTGCGACGGCACCGGTTCGAAGAGCAAGAAGCGGTCCCAGTGCGCACAGTGCGGGGGAAGGGGACAGGTCCAACGCGTCGAGCGCAGGGGCATGGTCCAGTCAGTGACAATAGTGACCTGTCCCAAGTGCCATGGATCAGGTATGGACATCTCGGACCCATGCCCTGAATGCGATGGGAGAGGCCAGGTCCGAAGGCCCAGGACGATCAAGATAACGATACCGAAAGGTGTGGACTCGGGAATGACCTTCAGGGTACCAGGGGCAGGCGAGCCAAGCCCGAACGGAGGGCCCCCTGGGGACCTTCTCGTGTTCGTCCGCGTGAAGGAGCACGAGGTGTTCAAGCGCGATGGGCCTAACCTCTACATAGAGGTCCCCATCTCGTTCGTCGATGCCGCCCTAGGTACGGACCTGGAGGTCCCTACCATATCTGGAAAGGCATCGCTCAATATCCCCCCTGGGACCCAGACGGACACCGTCTTCAAGCTCAAAGGACAAGGATTGGACATCATCGGCGGCAGAGGGAAGGGAGACCAGTATGTCCAGGTCAAGGTAAAGGTCCCTAAGAAGCTGAGCAACGAGCAGAGGGAGCTCCTCAGGAGGTTCGCAGAGCTGGAGGAGAACCCGCGCAAAGGCATCTTCGGCAAGTTCAAGGTCTAA